One region of Duncaniella freteri genomic DNA includes:
- the pckA gene encoding phosphoenolpyruvate carboxykinase (ATP): MSTIDLSQYGITGAQVIHNPSYDQLFIDEVKPGLEGYEKGQETELGAVNVMTGIYTGRSPKDKFFVKDSTSENSIWWTSEEYKNDNKAITPEAWKALKAIADKELSNKTLYVVDAFCGTNPDTRLAVRFVMEVAWQAHFVTNMFIRPTEEELKNFTPDFVVLNASKAKVENWKELGINSETCVAFNLTDRMQLIINTWYGGEMKKGMFSIMNYYNPLRGIASMHCSANTDMEGENTAIFFGLSGTGKTTLSTDPKRLLIGDDEHGWDDNGVFNYEGGCYAKVINLDKESEPDIYNAIRRDALLENVTVDKDGKIDFTDKSVTENTRVSYPIDHIKNIVRPSRGPAAKNVIFLSADAFGVLPPVSILSPEQTKYYFLSGFTSKLAGTERGITEPTPTFSACFGAAFLSLHPVKYAEELVKRMEKSGAKAYLVNTGWNGTGKRISIRDTRGIIDAILDGSILSAPTKKLPIFDFEVPTQLPGVDPSILDPRDTYADASEWTAKADKLAEMFINNFKKFEGNDAGRALVAAGPHVEK; encoded by the coding sequence ATGAGTACAATTGATTTATCCCAGTACGGAATCACCGGTGCACAGGTGATCCACAATCCCAGCTACGATCAGCTTTTCATTGATGAAGTTAAGCCCGGACTTGAGGGCTACGAGAAAGGTCAGGAGACCGAGCTCGGCGCAGTCAATGTAATGACCGGTATATATACCGGACGTTCACCCAAGGACAAGTTCTTCGTGAAGGACAGCACAAGCGAGAACTCTATCTGGTGGACCTCCGAAGAATACAAGAACGACAACAAGGCTATCACTCCCGAGGCTTGGAAGGCTCTCAAGGCTATCGCCGACAAGGAACTTTCCAACAAGACTCTCTATGTCGTTGACGCTTTCTGCGGCACCAACCCCGACACTCGTCTTGCAGTACGCTTCGTTATGGAAGTGGCTTGGCAGGCTCACTTTGTGACCAATATGTTCATCCGTCCCACCGAGGAGGAGCTCAAGAACTTCACCCCCGACTTCGTTGTGCTCAATGCTTCCAAGGCTAAGGTTGAGAACTGGAAGGAGCTCGGCATCAACTCCGAGACCTGTGTGGCTTTCAACCTCACCGACCGTATGCAGCTCATCATCAACACATGGTATGGTGGCGAGATGAAGAAGGGCATGTTCTCTATCATGAACTATTACAACCCCCTCCGCGGCATTGCTTCAATGCACTGCTCTGCCAACACCGACATGGAGGGTGAGAACACCGCCATCTTCTTCGGACTTTCCGGAACAGGCAAGACAACCCTTTCAACCGATCCCAAGCGTCTTCTCATCGGCGACGACGAGCACGGCTGGGACGACAACGGCGTGTTCAACTACGAGGGCGGATGCTATGCCAAGGTTATCAACCTCGACAAAGAGAGCGAGCCCGATATCTACAACGCTATCCGTCGTGACGCTCTTCTTGAGAACGTGACAGTTGACAAGGACGGCAAGATCGATTTCACCGACAAGAGCGTGACCGAGAACACCCGCGTGAGCTACCCCATCGACCACATCAAGAACATCGTGCGTCCTTCTCGTGGTCCCGCCGCCAAGAACGTGATCTTCCTTTCTGCCGACGCTTTCGGAGTGCTTCCTCCCGTATCTATCCTTTCACCTGAGCAGACCAAGTACTACTTCCTCTCAGGCTTCACCAGCAAGCTCGCAGGTACAGAGCGTGGCATCACCGAGCCCACCCCCACATTCTCTGCATGCTTCGGCGCGGCATTCCTCTCGCTTCACCCTGTGAAGTATGCCGAGGAGCTCGTTAAGCGCATGGAGAAGAGCGGTGCCAAGGCTTATCTCGTTAACACCGGCTGGAACGGTACAGGCAAGCGTATCTCTATCCGCGATACTCGTGGCATCATCGACGCTATCCTTGACGGCTCAATCCTCAGCGCGCCCACCAAGAAGCTCCCCATCTTCGACTTCGAGGTTCCCACTCAGCTTCCTGGCGTTGACCCCAGCATTCTTGATCCCCGCGACACTTATGCTGACGCTTCTGAATGGACAGCCAAGGCCGACAAGCTCGCCGAGATGTTCATCAACAACTTCAAGAAGTTCGAGGGCAATGATGCCGGTCGTGCACTTGTGGCCGCAGGTCCCCACGTAGAGAAGTAA
- a CDS encoding glycosyltransferase family 2 protein, with protein sequence MTTALVITTYNAPLDLRCTLLSVARQTVMPDEIIIADDGSREPTREMIESFRPIFGDRLVHVWQPDEGFQLSRIRNRAIAAAKSDYIIMIDGDMILDRRFIAEHLRNARSGYYVAGLRSMLDPKVSDRLRNNEFRGPLTWYSAPMSLRLHSIHASWLTRFLVKHHGKSVRQLIGANMAFWRDDAIRANGFDESFTQWGEEEREFAIRLNNLGIRRRTMVFSGIQFHLYHPSRKDEESLARNGDRLRATLASGATRCERGIDQYL encoded by the coding sequence ATGACTACAGCCCTTGTCATCACCACCTACAATGCTCCTCTCGACCTCAGATGCACATTGCTCTCAGTAGCGAGGCAGACCGTGATGCCCGATGAGATCATTATAGCCGATGACGGCTCGCGCGAACCGACGCGTGAGATGATCGAAAGCTTCCGCCCGATATTTGGCGACAGGCTCGTGCATGTGTGGCAGCCCGACGAGGGCTTCCAGTTGTCACGTATACGCAACCGTGCCATAGCCGCCGCCAAGTCCGACTATATAATAATGATCGATGGTGACATGATACTTGACCGTCGGTTCATAGCCGAGCATCTGCGCAATGCCCGGAGCGGGTATTATGTGGCTGGGTTGCGTTCCATGCTCGACCCGAAAGTCTCCGACAGGCTTCGTAATAATGAATTCCGAGGTCCGCTCACATGGTACAGTGCGCCCATGAGCTTGCGTCTGCACTCCATACATGCCTCATGGCTCACACGCTTTCTTGTGAAGCATCATGGCAAGTCGGTGCGTCAGCTCATAGGGGCGAATATGGCTTTTTGGCGTGATGATGCAATCCGTGCCAACGGATTCGACGAGTCATTTACACAATGGGGAGAAGAGGAGCGTGAATTTGCCATAAGGCTTAACAATCTCGGCATACGTCGTCGCACCATGGTTTTTTCCGGCATCCAGTTCCATCTTTATCATCCTTCGCGTAAGGACGAGGAGTCCTTGGCTCGTAATGGTGACCGCTTGCGTGCCACTCTTGCATCCGGTGCCACTCGTTGTGAAAGGGGGATTGATCAGTATCTTTAG
- a CDS encoding RNA polymerase sigma factor, with protein sequence MANKEFESKLMSLQGNLLNFAYMLTSDRDNAYDLLQDTTLKALDNESKYVDNTNFKGWVFTIMRNIFINNYRRSVRSQTVVDQTEDLYHLNLSQDSGLESPEGSYGAGEITAAIDSFPEEYRVPFSMHVAGYKYNEIAERMGLPLGTVKSRIFFARKKLQAQFKDYR encoded by the coding sequence ATGGCAAACAAGGAATTCGAAAGCAAGCTCATGAGCCTCCAGGGCAACCTGCTGAACTTCGCGTACATGCTCACGTCCGACCGGGACAATGCCTACGACCTCCTGCAGGACACGACCCTGAAGGCCCTCGACAACGAAAGCAAGTACGTCGACAACACCAACTTCAAGGGATGGGTGTTCACCATCATGCGCAACATCTTCATCAACAACTACCGCCGCAGCGTGCGGTCCCAGACCGTCGTAGACCAGACCGAGGACCTCTACCACCTGAACCTCTCGCAGGACTCGGGCCTTGAGAGCCCTGAAGGGTCGTACGGGGCAGGGGAGATCACCGCCGCCATCGACTCCTTCCCCGAGGAGTACAGAGTGCCCTTCTCGATGCACGTCGCCGGCTACAAGTACAACGAGATAGCCGAGCGCATGGGCCTCCCCCTGGGCACCGTCAAGAGCCGCATATTCTTTGCCCGGAAGAAGCTGCAGGCTCAGTTCAAGGACTACAGGTAG
- a CDS encoding IS110 family transposase: MVQSNKKDFSGQNISIGIDVHLRTWSVTVLTPSGFMRTHTQKASAKELFEHLNKHYPNGSYHAAYETGFSGFSTYYALTELGIKCTVVHAADVPTTQKEKVSKSDPVDSKKLAKALMRGELGSVYIHSKDSLDDRALVRHRATIVKLSGGIKSRIKHLLYNNGVEYPEEYFRSNRHWTRSFITWLQNDVRLLSDTRVSLDLLIAEVLHYRERLLDVNRRLRSLARSDRYAEKYGILMSVPGIGSTIAMSLLTEIDDIGRFSNQRQFASFLGLVPMMSSSGDKEYVGEKTFRGNKFLGPKIVEASWIAIRHDAELSAKFGALCTRGMKSQEAIIRIARKLSNIIFSVLKSNRRYECR, translated from the coding sequence ATGGTACAAAGTAACAAAAAAGATTTCAGCGGACAAAATATCTCTATTGGTATCGACGTCCATCTGAGAACATGGAGTGTCACGGTGCTCACCCCCTCTGGGTTTATGCGCACTCATACTCAAAAGGCTTCGGCCAAAGAGCTCTTTGAACATTTGAACAAGCATTATCCTAACGGTAGCTACCATGCAGCCTACGAGACGGGGTTTTCGGGCTTCTCGACCTATTATGCCCTGACTGAGCTTGGTATAAAATGCACCGTGGTACATGCGGCTGACGTTCCGACCACCCAGAAGGAAAAGGTCTCGAAGTCAGACCCGGTGGATTCAAAAAAGCTGGCCAAAGCCCTTATGCGCGGCGAGCTCGGCAGTGTGTACATTCACTCGAAGGACAGCCTCGATGACCGTGCGCTGGTACGCCACCGCGCCACTATTGTGAAGCTTTCCGGCGGCATAAAATCCAGAATCAAGCATCTGCTGTACAACAACGGCGTGGAGTACCCCGAAGAATATTTCCGAAGCAACCGCCACTGGACAAGAAGTTTCATAACGTGGTTGCAGAATGACGTGCGGTTGCTCTCCGACACCCGGGTCTCGCTTGACCTGCTCATTGCCGAGGTACTCCATTACAGGGAACGCCTCCTTGATGTCAACCGCAGATTGCGCTCGCTGGCGCGCAGCGACAGGTATGCCGAGAAATACGGCATCCTGATGTCGGTTCCCGGCATTGGTTCGACAATTGCCATGAGCCTGCTTACCGAGATTGATGACATCGGTCGCTTCAGTAACCAGCGCCAGTTCGCATCGTTCCTCGGACTCGTGCCGATGATGTCGTCAAGCGGCGACAAGGAATACGTCGGTGAGAAGACTTTCCGGGGAAACAAATTCCTCGGTCCAAAAATAGTCGAGGCCTCATGGATAGCCATACGGCACGACGCGGAACTCTCCGCAAAGTTCGGCGCATTGTGCACTCGCGGAATGAAGTCGCAGGAAGCCATAATCCGGATAGCCCGCAAGCTCTCCAACATAATATTTTCCGTACTGAAATCAAACCGCAGATATGAATGCCGTTAG
- a CDS encoding M28 family peptidase, with product MKSTLFAIATMILAIGCRTSGANDHNKKDTRTIEADIKFDSDSAYAYVERQVAMGPRVPGTPANIECSRYILSELTRHGADSVREQKGKMTAYTGDVLPIINIMGCFNPGARKRILLLAHYDTRPWADQDINRDNHSTPIPGANDGASGVGVLLEIARQLSDHTPPIGVDMLFVDAEDYGQASGFYNHDESWCLGTQYWAAHMPYAQDSLPSYAILLDMVGGIDAKFHREYFSVQEAPNVVDKVWGIAARSGYGHRFPNIDGGAIVDDHIFVNKAGIPAINIVESKNDVTKSFAPTWHTMDDDMNNIDRSTLKAAGQTVLNVIFNEKP from the coding sequence GTGAAATCAACTCTCTTCGCTATAGCCACCATGATTCTGGCAATAGGATGCCGCACATCCGGAGCGAACGATCACAACAAAAAAGACACCAGGACCATAGAGGCAGACATCAAATTTGACAGCGACAGCGCATATGCCTATGTGGAACGCCAAGTGGCAATGGGTCCACGCGTACCTGGCACTCCTGCCAACATAGAATGCTCCCGGTATATACTCTCGGAGCTCACACGCCACGGTGCCGACAGCGTGAGGGAACAGAAAGGGAAAATGACCGCCTACACAGGCGATGTCCTCCCTATCATAAACATAATGGGATGTTTCAATCCCGGAGCCAGGAAACGGATACTCCTTCTCGCCCATTACGACACACGCCCATGGGCCGACCAGGACATAAACCGCGACAACCATTCCACACCGATACCCGGGGCAAATGACGGAGCCAGCGGAGTGGGCGTGCTTCTTGAAATAGCCCGACAGCTGTCCGACCACACTCCCCCTATCGGGGTTGACATGCTCTTTGTCGATGCTGAGGACTATGGACAAGCATCGGGATTCTACAATCATGACGAGTCATGGTGTCTCGGCACGCAATATTGGGCTGCCCACATGCCCTACGCACAGGACTCACTGCCGAGCTATGCCATACTCCTTGACATGGTGGGAGGAATTGATGCCAAGTTCCATCGCGAATACTTCTCTGTGCAGGAAGCTCCCAATGTGGTAGACAAGGTGTGGGGAATAGCGGCACGATCCGGATATGGGCACAGGTTCCCTAACATCGACGGAGGCGCGATAGTGGATGACCATATATTTGTGAATAAAGCCGGCATACCTGCCATAAACATAGTCGAATCGAAAAACGATGTCACAAAATCATTCGCCCCGACATGGCACACCATGGACGATGACATGAACAATATCGACCGAAGCACCCTAAAAGCAGCAGGACAGACTGTTCTGAATGTGATATTCAACGAGAAGCCCTGA
- the rpsA gene encoding 30S ribosomal protein S1 translates to MTEEVKNSPIEDFDWEAFEKGETKGEKSREELTKTYDESLNTVRDKDVIEGTIISLNKREAVVNIGYKSDGIIPMSEFRYNPEIKVGDVVEVFIENQEDKKGQLILSHRKARAARSWDRINEALEKDEVIKGFIKCRTKGGMIVDVFGIEAFLPGSQIDVKPIRDYDIFVGKTMEFKVVKINQEFKNVVVSHKALIEAELEQQKREIIAKLEKGQVLEGTVKNITSYGVFIDLGGVDGLIHITDLSWGRVSHPEEVVQLDQKLNVVILDFDDEKKRIALGLKQLLPHPWDALDSELKVGDKVKGKVVVMADYGAFVEIAPGVEGLIHVSEMSWSQHLRSAQDFMKVGDEIEAVILTLDREDRKMSLGIKQLRNDPWENIETKYPVGSKHTARVRNFTNFGVFVEIEEGVDGLIHISDLSWTKKVKHPSEFTQIGADIEVQVLEIDKENRRLSLGHKQLEENPWDVFETIFTVGSVHEGTIIEVVEKGAVIALPYGVEGFATPKHLAKADGSRAQLDEKLEFKVLEFNKDSKRIILSHSRTFEDEQKGERAEQPRKRENRGEGRRGGNRRAEETPVLTTPLEKTTLGDLEALASLKEKLAGK, encoded by the coding sequence ATGACTGAAGAAGTAAAAAACTCCCCTATCGAGGATTTCGATTGGGAAGCATTTGAAAAGGGTGAGACCAAGGGCGAGAAGTCGCGCGAAGAGCTCACCAAGACCTATGATGAATCGCTCAACACCGTGCGTGACAAGGATGTAATCGAAGGTACCATCATCTCACTCAACAAGCGTGAGGCTGTGGTTAACATCGGCTATAAGAGCGACGGCATCATCCCCATGAGCGAGTTCCGCTACAATCCTGAGATCAAGGTCGGCGATGTTGTCGAAGTGTTCATTGAGAATCAGGAGGACAAGAAGGGCCAGCTCATCCTCTCTCACCGCAAGGCACGCGCAGCACGTTCTTGGGACCGCATTAACGAGGCTCTTGAGAAGGACGAAGTCATCAAGGGCTTCATCAAGTGCCGCACCAAAGGCGGTATGATTGTCGACGTATTCGGCATCGAGGCGTTCCTCCCCGGATCACAGATCGACGTCAAGCCTATCCGCGACTATGATATCTTCGTGGGCAAGACCATGGAGTTCAAGGTCGTTAAGATCAATCAGGAATTCAAGAATGTCGTTGTCAGCCACAAGGCTCTCATCGAGGCCGAGCTTGAGCAGCAGAAGCGTGAGATCATCGCTAAGCTTGAGAAAGGTCAGGTACTTGAGGGTACAGTCAAGAACATCACCAGCTACGGTGTGTTCATCGACCTTGGCGGCGTTGACGGTCTCATTCATATCACCGACCTTTCTTGGGGCCGCGTAAGCCATCCCGAGGAGGTTGTGCAGCTCGACCAGAAGCTCAATGTGGTAATTCTCGATTTCGATGACGAGAAGAAGCGCATCGCTCTCGGTCTCAAGCAGCTCCTTCCCCATCCTTGGGACGCTCTCGACTCAGAGCTCAAGGTTGGTGACAAGGTTAAGGGCAAGGTAGTCGTTATGGCTGACTATGGCGCATTCGTAGAGATCGCCCCCGGCGTAGAGGGTCTTATCCACGTAAGCGAGATGTCATGGAGCCAGCACCTCCGTTCCGCTCAGGACTTCATGAAGGTTGGCGATGAGATCGAAGCAGTGATACTTACCCTCGACCGCGAGGACCGCAAGATGTCGCTCGGCATCAAGCAGCTCCGCAACGATCCCTGGGAGAATATCGAGACAAAGTATCCTGTAGGTTCAAAGCACACTGCCCGCGTACGCAACTTCACCAACTTCGGTGTGTTCGTTGAGATCGAGGAGGGTGTTGACGGACTTATCCACATCTCTGACCTCTCTTGGACCAAGAAGGTTAAGCACCCCAGCGAGTTCACTCAGATAGGTGCCGACATCGAGGTTCAGGTTCTTGAGATCGACAAGGAGAACCGTCGTCTGTCACTCGGACACAAGCAGCTCGAAGAGAATCCCTGGGATGTATTCGAGACCATCTTCACTGTAGGTTCTGTTCACGAGGGCACTATCATCGAGGTGGTTGAGAAGGGCGCAGTCATCGCTCTCCCCTATGGTGTAGAGGGCTTCGCTACTCCCAAGCATCTTGCCAAGGCTGACGGCAGTCGTGCCCAGCTCGATGAGAAGCTTGAGTTCAAGGTGCTCGAATTCAACAAGGATTCCAAGCGCATCATCCTTTCTCACAGCCGTACCTTCGAGGACGAGCAGAAGGGCGAGCGCGCTGAGCAGCCCCGCAAGCGTGAGAACCGTGGCGAAGGCCGTCGTGGCGGCAACCGTCGCGCTGAGGAGACTCCAGTTCTCACCACTCCGCTCGAAAAGACTACTCTCGGCGATCTTGAGGCTCTCGCAAGCCTTAAGGAGAAGCTCGCCGGCAAGTAA